One genomic segment of Catalinimonas alkaloidigena includes these proteins:
- a CDS encoding sensor histidine kinase: MKLLSKANRYYLLLATPVFLTAGLMFYFMIQAAIREEISEILDFEIEKKIEELRAQDIPLENIAEVEFEIKQVDTYQDTRTFQDTVLWDHYRGQWIPYRQITVYETFEGQPFQLTFRESLIESDKLLLAVTVSLVLLFMLMVLALLLVNYFQIRKLWAGFYENIQLLRSYELDNPQAVKETQSDIQEFQELNAAIRKMTDKIHGDYLRLKEFTENASHEIQTPLAVIKSNLDLLQEEIQQEKAAKIVTKISQGLHRISKINQSLLLLSKIENRQFKHLEKINLKEVISNTLKDFKEMLADKQLSIKFISEEYTRTFPINPALAGILINNLMSNAIKHNIAEGEINIYLDNQGLEFSNTGLALTNPPEKLFERFVKENPSHESSGLGLSLVQKICETYHWKVTYQQKEQTHTIHILF, from the coding sequence TTGAAGCTGCTCTCTAAGGCCAACCGCTATTATCTGCTGCTCGCTACGCCTGTATTTCTGACAGCAGGCCTGATGTTTTATTTTATGATACAGGCAGCCATTAGGGAGGAAATCTCTGAAATCCTGGATTTTGAGATAGAAAAGAAGATAGAAGAACTTAGAGCGCAAGATATACCGCTGGAAAATATTGCTGAAGTAGAGTTTGAAATCAAACAAGTTGATACTTATCAGGATACCCGCACATTCCAGGATACCGTACTATGGGACCACTACCGGGGGCAATGGATACCCTATCGGCAGATCACCGTATACGAAACTTTTGAAGGTCAGCCTTTTCAGCTCACTTTTAGGGAGTCTTTGATAGAATCTGATAAATTACTGCTTGCAGTCACAGTGTCTCTGGTATTGTTGTTTATGCTCATGGTCTTGGCACTTTTGCTGGTGAACTACTTTCAGATACGAAAACTTTGGGCAGGTTTTTATGAAAATATTCAACTCTTGCGCAGCTACGAACTAGATAATCCCCAGGCCGTTAAAGAGACCCAATCCGATATCCAGGAGTTTCAGGAGCTTAATGCAGCCATCAGAAAAATGACTGATAAGATCCACGGAGATTATTTGAGGTTAAAAGAATTTACTGAAAATGCCTCCCATGAAATACAAACACCGCTGGCGGTCATCAAAAGTAACCTGGACCTTTTACAGGAAGAGATTCAGCAGGAGAAAGCCGCTAAAATTGTAACTAAAATCAGCCAGGGGCTTCACCGCATTTCTAAAATCAACCAAAGCCTGCTGTTGCTTTCTAAAATTGAAAACCGGCAGTTTAAGCATCTGGAAAAGATCAATTTAAAGGAGGTCATCAGCAACACCCTGAAAGACTTTAAGGAGATGCTTGCCGATAAACAGCTGAGCATCAAGTTTATTTCGGAGGAATATACGCGGACATTTCCTATAAATCCAGCCCTTGCAGGCATACTCATCAATAACCTGATGAGCAACGCTATCAAACATAATATAGCAGAAGGGGAGATCAATATTTACCTGGATAACCAAGGACTAGAATTCAGTAATACCGGACTGGCTTTGACGAATCCACCGGAAAAACTTTTTGAGCGTTTCGTCAAAGAAAATCCCAGTCATGAATCATCGGGCCTGGGGCTTTCACTGGTGCAAAAGATTTGTGAGACTTATCACTGGAAAGTCACTTATCAACAAAAGGAGCAAACCCATACCATTCATATTCTTTTTTGA
- a CDS encoding efflux RND transporter permease subunit, with protein sequence MLNRIINASLQNRLLVLFLALAVSVAGTVIALEMDVDVFPDLTAPTVTVLTEAHGMATEEVERLVSYQIESALNGAPNVRRIRSSSAMGISIVWAEFEWGTEIYRARQIVSEKLTQVEENLPPGIGSPVLAPVSSIMGEIMLISVSSDEVSPMELRTLSDWTIRKRLLSVGGVSQVVVIGGDYKQYQVLASPERMKYYGVTFSELEEAVAGANVNASGGFLNEYGNQYIIRGEGKTTALPEMGQSVIKVVDQTPVTIADVAELTIGAAPKIGDGSMKGEDAVILTVLKQPETNTLELTERIDSELADMQTQLPEGVNINTHIFRQANFIQASIDNLQRTLLEGAFFVTLVLFLFLLNFRTTIISLLAIPLSLFVTIIVLKLLGLTINTMSLGGMAIAIGVLVDDAIIDVENIYKRLRENARKSEAERMPVVQIVYQASKEIRNSIMIATLIIIVAFIPLFFLSGMEGRLLRPLGISFITAVLTSLLVAVTLTPVLSSYLLKNRDRLLKQAEGSKVERWLSHRYRWVLERVLKLPKAVLAGTLVLFAVALVMMTQLGRSFLPEFNEGSLVISVVTPPGISLEESDKTGTLVEEILLSMPEIEVTSRRTGRAELDEHAQGVNASEVDAPFVLQDRSEEAFLSDLREKLSVVPGANITIGQPIAHRIDHMLSGTRANIAIKIFGPDLSRLFNLGNEIQTQIEGVEGLVDLNVEQQIEVPQLRIKPKRALLAKYGIRMQELMDFVDVAFAGETVSQVYEGQQSFDLVLRYEEESRGDLESIRNAPLDTYEGKKIPLYYVADVSVAGSPYNVNREDVQRKVVVSANVSGRDLRGVVNEIQQRIAENVELPQEYRIEYGGQFESEANASRLLLLASIAAMIIIFLLLYLEFNDLTLSGIVLLNLPLALIGGVIIVFFTSGIVSIASTIGFISLFGIATRNGILLISHYQSLLIEGKNLYETLIEGSLDRLNPILMTAFTTGLALIPLALSGAEAGNEIQSPMAVVILGGLLSATLLNLAVIPAVFFLLYRKKYA encoded by the coding sequence ATGCTGAATAGAATTATCAATGCATCTTTACAAAACCGCCTGCTGGTCCTTTTTCTGGCACTGGCAGTTTCTGTAGCCGGTACGGTCATTGCCCTTGAAATGGATGTGGATGTCTTTCCTGACCTCACTGCTCCCACCGTAACCGTGCTTACCGAAGCACATGGTATGGCTACTGAAGAAGTGGAACGTTTGGTGAGTTATCAGATAGAATCTGCACTCAATGGGGCTCCCAATGTACGCAGGATACGCTCTTCTTCTGCGATGGGGATTTCCATCGTATGGGCAGAATTTGAATGGGGAACGGAAATCTACCGAGCCAGGCAGATTGTCAGCGAAAAGCTTACTCAGGTAGAAGAAAACCTGCCCCCGGGTATCGGAAGTCCGGTGCTGGCACCGGTATCTTCTATCATGGGAGAGATTATGCTTATTAGTGTGAGTTCTGATGAAGTTTCCCCCATGGAACTGCGCACCCTTTCTGACTGGACCATCCGGAAACGTTTGTTATCGGTAGGTGGAGTTTCTCAAGTAGTTGTCATTGGAGGAGATTATAAGCAGTATCAGGTACTGGCCTCACCGGAACGGATGAAGTATTATGGTGTCACTTTCTCAGAACTGGAAGAAGCAGTGGCCGGAGCCAATGTGAATGCTTCCGGGGGCTTTTTGAATGAATACGGTAATCAATACATCATCCGTGGAGAAGGGAAAACCACTGCGCTTCCTGAGATGGGGCAATCTGTCATCAAAGTAGTAGACCAAACGCCAGTCACCATCGCTGATGTGGCTGAACTCACCATCGGCGCTGCTCCCAAGATCGGGGATGGTTCCATGAAAGGAGAAGATGCGGTGATTTTGACCGTGCTCAAACAACCTGAAACCAATACGCTGGAACTCACCGAGCGCATAGACTCAGAACTGGCGGATATGCAGACGCAACTTCCTGAAGGGGTTAACATCAATACCCACATCTTCCGGCAGGCCAACTTCATCCAGGCTTCCATTGACAATCTACAAAGAACCCTGCTGGAAGGAGCCTTTTTTGTAACGCTGGTGCTCTTTCTGTTTCTGCTCAACTTTCGGACTACCATCATTTCTCTGCTGGCTATTCCGCTCTCTTTGTTTGTGACCATCATTGTACTTAAGCTATTGGGATTGACCATCAATACCATGAGTCTGGGAGGGATGGCCATTGCCATTGGGGTGCTGGTAGATGACGCCATCATAGATGTGGAGAATATCTATAAACGACTGCGGGAGAATGCCCGAAAGTCTGAAGCTGAGCGTATGCCAGTCGTACAAATTGTCTATCAGGCATCCAAAGAGATCAGAAACTCCATCATGATTGCTACGCTGATCATCATTGTAGCCTTCATTCCTTTGTTTTTCCTTTCCGGGATGGAAGGGCGACTGCTGCGTCCTTTAGGAATCTCTTTTATCACCGCCGTACTGACTTCTTTGCTGGTAGCCGTAACCCTTACTCCGGTACTGAGCAGCTATCTGCTCAAGAATAGGGACCGCCTCCTCAAACAGGCGGAAGGTAGTAAAGTAGAACGCTGGTTATCTCACCGTTACCGCTGGGTGCTGGAACGCGTACTGAAATTGCCCAAAGCAGTGCTGGCGGGTACGCTAGTGCTTTTTGCAGTAGCACTGGTGATGATGACGCAGCTGGGCAGAAGTTTCCTGCCTGAATTTAACGAAGGCTCGTTAGTGATCAGCGTAGTGACGCCTCCTGGAATTTCATTAGAAGAATCAGATAAAACCGGTACACTGGTGGAAGAGATACTGCTTTCCATGCCTGAGATTGAGGTCACTTCACGCCGTACGGGCCGGGCAGAACTGGATGAACATGCGCAAGGGGTCAATGCCTCTGAAGTGGATGCACCCTTTGTTTTGCAGGATCGCTCAGAAGAAGCCTTTCTATCAGACTTAAGGGAAAAGCTCAGTGTAGTGCCGGGGGCTAATATTACCATAGGCCAGCCTATTGCCCACCGCATTGACCATATGCTCTCCGGCACAAGAGCCAATATCGCCATCAAAATCTTCGGTCCTGACCTTTCTCGCTTATTCAACCTGGGTAATGAAATTCAAACGCAAATTGAAGGGGTGGAAGGATTGGTAGACCTGAATGTAGAGCAGCAGATAGAAGTGCCTCAACTCAGGATTAAACCCAAACGTGCACTGCTGGCCAAATATGGTATCCGTATGCAGGAACTCATGGACTTTGTAGACGTGGCTTTTGCGGGAGAAACAGTTTCTCAAGTGTATGAAGGACAGCAAAGCTTTGATCTGGTCCTGCGCTATGAAGAGGAGAGCCGTGGTGATTTGGAAAGTATCCGCAATGCCCCACTGGATACTTATGAAGGTAAAAAAATACCCCTCTATTATGTAGCTGATGTCAGTGTAGCCGGTAGTCCGTATAACGTCAACCGGGAAGATGTACAGCGTAAAGTGGTAGTATCCGCCAATGTCTCAGGAAGAGATTTAAGAGGAGTAGTCAATGAGATTCAGCAGCGCATTGCTGAAAATGTAGAACTACCTCAGGAATACAGGATAGAATATGGTGGACAGTTTGAAAGTGAGGCCAATGCTTCCCGTTTACTTCTCCTGGCTTCTATTGCTGCTATGATCATTATCTTTCTCTTACTCTATCTAGAGTTTAATGATCTGACGTTATCCGGGATTGTACTGCTTAATCTGCCACTAGCACTCATTGGTGGGGTGATCATTGTCTTTTTTACTTCCGGTATCGTATCCATTGCTTCCACCATTGGTTTTATCAGTTTGTTTGGCATTGCCACCCGTAATGGCATATTGCTTATTTCGCATTACCAAAGTCTGCTCATTGAAGGAAAAAACCTGTATGAAACCCTGATTGAAGGTTCTCTGGACAGGCTGAATCCCATTCTAATGACTGCTTTTACTACGGGGCTGGCCCTGATTCCTCTGGCCTTATCCGGGGCAGAAGCAGGCAATGAAATACAAAGCCCTATGGCAGTGGTGATATTGGGAGGTTTACTCAGTGCTACCCTGCTTAACCTGGCCGTCATTCCGGCAGTGTTCTTTCTGCTCTACCGCAAAAAATACGCATGA
- a CDS encoding efflux RND transporter periplasmic adaptor subunit: MYKPIWFLVAIALLGYGCQLSPDEEHTHGEGGHEHGAEALSYTVWTDSLELFVEFQPLIVGQLSSFAAHFTRLEDYKPVTEGSVTVSLVQGDKGIRQKVDAPSSPGIFNPALQPKQAGQARLIFELNAPGMQERIIIDSLEVYATTEEAVEHAPEQEEGEVTFLKEQAWKVNFQVKAVEKRDIHEVIKTSGQIMPVPGEERVINARTSGNVTFAGSQIVVGKPVQNGERIFNIQSAGFTENNLGTRLQQARAEYERAQADYERAQALVEDQIISRKNFQEIKADFEVAQANYNNLANNYGTQGQQIQSPILGFIKNILVEEGAYVNSGAPLATISQDQRLMIKGEVSQKYFQKLPQIRSANFKTSYQEQVHDLDSFNGKLLSYGKSAGGDAHYLPVYFELDNQGNLLSGSFLELYLKTQTLENVLVIPKSALMEDYGTYYVYEQISGESFAKREVRLGADDGLQVQVLKGIAPGAMVVTQGAYQVKMASMSSSVPAHGHSH, translated from the coding sequence ATGTATAAGCCAATATGGTTTCTGGTGGCCATAGCCCTTTTGGGTTATGGTTGCCAGCTCAGCCCAGATGAGGAACATACGCATGGAGAAGGCGGGCACGAACATGGTGCTGAGGCTTTATCCTATACCGTATGGACCGATAGTTTGGAGCTGTTTGTAGAATTCCAGCCTTTGATAGTGGGACAGCTCAGCTCTTTTGCCGCGCACTTTACCCGATTAGAAGATTATAAACCGGTCACTGAAGGTTCAGTAACCGTGAGCCTGGTGCAGGGAGATAAGGGCATACGTCAAAAGGTGGATGCGCCTTCTTCACCCGGGATCTTCAACCCTGCCTTACAGCCCAAACAGGCAGGGCAAGCCCGGCTTATTTTTGAATTGAATGCGCCTGGTATGCAGGAGCGTATTATCATTGATTCACTGGAAGTATATGCCACTACCGAAGAGGCTGTGGAGCATGCCCCCGAACAGGAGGAAGGAGAAGTCACTTTCTTGAAAGAGCAAGCCTGGAAAGTAAATTTTCAGGTAAAGGCTGTCGAGAAAAGAGACATCCATGAAGTAATCAAAACTTCCGGGCAGATCATGCCCGTGCCAGGGGAAGAAAGAGTGATTAATGCCCGGACCAGCGGTAATGTTACTTTTGCAGGTTCTCAGATCGTAGTAGGTAAGCCTGTGCAAAATGGGGAAAGAATTTTCAATATTCAGTCTGCGGGTTTTACCGAAAACAACCTTGGCACCCGCCTGCAACAGGCAAGGGCTGAATATGAACGGGCACAGGCCGATTATGAAAGAGCACAGGCACTGGTAGAAGATCAGATCATTTCAAGAAAAAACTTTCAGGAGATCAAAGCAGATTTTGAAGTCGCCCAGGCCAATTATAATAATCTGGCGAATAATTACGGCACTCAAGGCCAACAGATACAGTCACCTATCCTGGGGTTTATCAAAAATATACTGGTAGAAGAAGGAGCTTATGTCAACAGCGGTGCTCCATTGGCTACTATTTCACAAGATCAGCGGCTGATGATCAAAGGAGAAGTATCCCAAAAGTACTTTCAGAAGCTTCCCCAGATACGTTCAGCCAATTTCAAGACTTCTTATCAGGAGCAGGTACATGATCTGGACAGCTTTAATGGTAAGCTGCTATCCTATGGAAAGAGTGCCGGAGGAGATGCGCATTATCTGCCAGTCTACTTTGAGCTTGATAATCAGGGAAATCTGCTTTCCGGTTCATTTCTGGAGCTTTACCTCAAAACCCAAACCCTGGAGAATGTACTGGTCATCCCCAAATCAGCACTGATGGAAGACTACGGCACCTATTATGTCTATGAACAGATCAGCGGTGAGTCTTTTGCCAAAAGAGAAGTTCGGTTGGGTGCTGATGATGGATTGCAGGTACAAGTGTTAAAAGGCATAGCTCCGGGGGCTATGGTGGTTACACAAGGGGCCTATCAGGTCAAAATGGCTTCTATGTCTTCTTCTGTACCGGCGCATGGTCATTCCCACTAA
- a CDS encoding TolC family protein gives MKKYCFFIILLTIIFGLNRKVEAQNTVEEVLRAVEQNNPTLQARRQYVEAQALSFKTDIYLPNPMLAFEYLPGTPAEAGTQKDLTVSQAFDFPSVYFRKKDLAEAQINQLSFVLDSLRQQVLLEAKLLCLELIYARKQQAVFNQRLSNAEQLVRDYGRRLAQGNANILEVNKAKLLRLNLNNELIVLESQIVQMTEKLTALNGGEEMLFTADNYPEMDNIPEFEVLEPLTEANDPTLNYYEQQQEVSQEQLSVNRALVLPSFQAGYRYQAILGQQYNGFMAGISIPLWEDKNKIKLAQAQINWSNQAVARERTEHLYTIRRLYEKQQTLQNTLQEYEGLLSELNNTALLEKALRLGEISSIEFFMEIMYFYEAEDKYLRLENEYQQAVAELLKYQL, from the coding sequence ATGAAAAAATATTGTTTTTTTATCATCCTGCTGACTATAATCTTTGGCTTGAATCGGAAAGTAGAGGCACAAAACACCGTGGAGGAAGTATTACGTGCTGTGGAGCAAAATAATCCTACACTACAAGCCAGAAGACAGTACGTTGAAGCGCAGGCTTTGTCCTTTAAGACAGATATTTACCTGCCCAACCCAATGCTTGCTTTTGAATACCTGCCCGGCACACCTGCTGAGGCAGGAACGCAGAAAGACTTGACCGTATCCCAGGCTTTTGACTTTCCTTCTGTTTATTTCAGAAAAAAAGACTTAGCAGAAGCACAGATCAACCAACTCTCTTTTGTATTGGATTCATTGCGTCAGCAAGTGCTTTTGGAAGCCAAACTGCTTTGCCTGGAGTTAATTTATGCTCGTAAACAACAGGCTGTATTCAACCAACGCCTTAGCAATGCTGAGCAATTGGTACGGGATTATGGGCGCAGATTAGCGCAAGGGAATGCCAATATCTTGGAAGTCAACAAAGCCAAATTGCTGAGGCTCAATTTGAATAATGAACTCATAGTATTGGAAAGTCAGATTGTGCAAATGACAGAAAAGCTTACAGCCCTGAATGGAGGGGAAGAAATGTTGTTTACTGCCGATAACTATCCTGAGATGGATAACATTCCTGAGTTTGAGGTACTGGAGCCTCTCACCGAAGCCAATGATCCGACACTTAATTATTATGAGCAGCAGCAAGAGGTCAGTCAGGAACAGTTGTCAGTAAACCGGGCATTAGTTTTACCTTCTTTTCAGGCAGGTTATCGGTACCAGGCTATCTTAGGTCAGCAATACAATGGCTTTATGGCTGGCATTTCCATTCCACTTTGGGAAGATAAAAACAAAATTAAGCTAGCGCAAGCGCAAATCAATTGGAGTAATCAGGCAGTGGCAAGAGAAAGGACTGAGCATCTCTATACAATTCGCAGATTGTATGAGAAACAGCAGACTTTACAGAACACTTTGCAGGAATATGAGGGATTGCTTTCAGAACTAAACAATACCGCATTGCTGGAAAAGGCTTTGCGCTTGGGAGAAATCTCATCCATAGAATTCTTTATGGAAATCATGTATTTCTATGAAGCAGAAGACAAGTATCTGAGACTGGAAAATGAGTATCAGCAGGCTGTGGCAGAATTGCTGAAGTATCAGCTATGA
- a CDS encoding outer membrane beta-barrel family protein yields MKHYIFLLALMLLSASLTAQGDNTISGKVSEASANEPLPYSSVSVFSVPDSTLVSGVITDEEGLFSIEGLRKGKYSLHFSFVGYQPRNVDVLLGELNTYFDVGTIALEAVSAQLDEVVVEGQREIVSSGLDQKSFNVDNILSQSGGSVLDVMKTMPGVTVDQEGKVILRGSDKVAVLIDGKQSSLTGFGNQKALDNIPAANIERIEIINNPSAKYDASGMAGIINIIYKKEKESGFSGDVGLSLGLGAFSAPPREDLPTELGSFQNNPKAIPSLNLNYRTPKLNYFLQSQVILQEALPNNEFTIRNYSDGRNTISQVPENRRQVHYILNGGVDWNLDDNNTLTFSGIYDFERHVDTAQVAYIDQNAERRYRYYAWNEEEVTGYINLSAQYKHKFESAGHTLDAGLQYTRGWEDETYSLNDSSAVRQGKDKTNILAIEHTTTASIDYVKPLMSGRLEAGAKVRIRRLPVEYAITPGENSIIYPDLGDWSRWGEDLYAAYLNYILEQPFYDIEGGIRAEQTEVFYNLDPANAYYPTNDAYDYFRLFPNIRFTYKINESNRLSAFYNNRVDRTGEPELRVFPKFDDPELLKVGNPYLRPQFTQTFELAYKYLWATGSMYVAGFHRIIEDPFMRIFAIDSSNTDYNIINKTYQNTGGATNTGVELILTQDINEFAKLSGSFNWYNNHIDAYTGTILFPYERPFNINESDDNTWDFKLNGLFNLPRDIQLQLTGIYYAPKNIPQGEQLSRSSVDLGIKKGMMNGKGELTFSISDMFYNFGIRQDIVEEAFTARYENNYETQVMRLDFNYKF; encoded by the coding sequence ATGAAGCACTACATTTTTTTACTCGCACTGATGTTACTTTCAGCATCATTGACGGCTCAGGGAGACAATACGATTTCCGGAAAAGTATCGGAGGCCAGTGCTAATGAACCGCTTCCCTATTCGTCCGTCTCTGTTTTTTCTGTCCCGGACAGTACCTTGGTGAGCGGAGTGATTACTGATGAAGAGGGGCTGTTTTCTATTGAAGGTTTAAGGAAAGGTAAATATAGCCTGCATTTTTCTTTTGTCGGTTATCAGCCCAGGAATGTGGATGTTTTGTTAGGTGAACTCAATACGTATTTTGATGTAGGTACTATTGCGCTGGAGGCAGTTAGCGCTCAACTGGATGAGGTAGTGGTGGAAGGGCAAAGGGAAATTGTATCCTCCGGCCTTGATCAAAAATCCTTTAATGTAGACAATATCCTTTCCCAGTCTGGCGGCTCAGTACTGGATGTGATGAAAACCATGCCCGGCGTAACGGTAGATCAGGAGGGAAAAGTAATCCTCCGGGGGAGCGATAAAGTGGCAGTCCTGATAGATGGTAAGCAGTCCAGCCTTACCGGTTTTGGCAACCAGAAAGCCCTGGATAATATTCCCGCTGCCAATATTGAACGCATTGAGATCATCAACAACCCATCTGCTAAGTACGATGCCTCAGGCATGGCCGGTATCATCAATATCATTTATAAGAAAGAAAAAGAATCCGGTTTCAGCGGTGATGTGGGATTAAGTCTTGGTTTAGGCGCGTTTTCAGCACCACCCAGGGAAGATCTGCCCACCGAACTTGGCAGCTTCCAAAATAACCCTAAGGCTATCCCCAGCCTCAACCTGAACTATCGTACACCCAAGCTCAATTATTTTCTGCAATCGCAAGTCATTTTGCAGGAGGCGCTTCCCAACAATGAATTTACCATCCGTAACTATAGTGATGGGCGGAATACCATTTCACAGGTACCTGAAAACCGCCGACAGGTACACTATATCCTGAACGGAGGCGTAGACTGGAACCTGGATGACAATAACACCCTTACCTTCTCTGGTATTTATGACTTTGAAAGACACGTGGATACAGCACAGGTGGCCTACATTGATCAGAATGCAGAAAGGCGCTACCGCTACTACGCCTGGAATGAGGAAGAGGTAACCGGCTATATCAATCTCTCAGCACAGTACAAACATAAATTTGAATCCGCCGGGCATACGCTGGACGCTGGGCTTCAGTACACCCGGGGCTGGGAAGACGAAACCTATTCCCTCAACGATAGCTCAGCTGTGCGACAAGGTAAAGACAAGACCAATATCCTGGCGATTGAACATACCACCACCGCCAGTATTGACTATGTGAAACCGCTGATGAGCGGCAGGCTGGAAGCCGGTGCCAAAGTAAGAATCAGAAGACTGCCGGTAGAGTATGCCATCACTCCCGGAGAAAATTCTATCATTTATCCTGATCTGGGCGATTGGTCCAGATGGGGAGAAGATCTCTATGCTGCTTACCTTAACTATATCTTGGAGCAGCCCTTCTATGATATTGAGGGCGGTATAAGGGCAGAGCAGACCGAAGTGTTTTATAATCTGGACCCGGCTAATGCTTATTATCCCACCAATGATGCTTATGATTATTTCCGGCTGTTTCCTAATATCCGCTTCACCTACAAAATCAATGAAAGCAACCGCCTTTCAGCTTTTTACAATAACCGGGTAGACAGAACCGGCGAGCCCGAACTGCGGGTCTTCCCCAAATTTGATGATCCTGAACTGCTCAAAGTAGGTAATCCTTACCTTCGCCCTCAATTTACCCAGACTTTTGAGCTGGCCTATAAATACCTCTGGGCCACTGGTTCTATGTATGTGGCGGGCTTTCATCGTATTATTGAAGATCCTTTCATGCGTATTTTTGCCATTGACAGCAGTAATACTGATTATAATATCATCAACAAAACTTATCAAAACACCGGGGGGGCTACCAATACTGGGGTTGAACTTATCCTTACCCAGGATATCAATGAATTTGCCAAGCTATCGGGTAGTTTCAACTGGTACAACAATCATATTGATGCCTATACGGGCACAATACTTTTTCCTTATGAACGTCCATTTAACATCAATGAGTCTGATGATAATACCTGGGATTTCAAACTCAATGGCCTGTTCAACTTGCCTAGAGATATTCAGCTTCAACTGACAGGAATCTATTACGCACCGAAAAATATTCCCCAGGGAGAGCAGCTTTCCCGTTCCTCAGTGGATTTAGGTATCAAAAAAGGCATGATGAATGGCAAAGGAGAACTCACCTTCTCTATCAGCGATATGTTTTACAATTTTGGTATCCGACAGGATATTGTGGAGGAAGCCTTTACAGCTCGTTATGAGAACAATTACGAGACGCAGGTAATGCGACTAGACTTTAACTATAAGTTTTGA
- a CDS encoding response regulator transcription factor has protein sequence MKVLLIEDDSTLSEAIVSFLSKEKYLCEIASDYKAAEEKVNMYEYDCILVDITLPGGNGLEIIRTLKKIYSLAGIIIISAKHSLDDKITGLDIGADDYLTKPFHLAELNARIKSLIRRRNFQGNNEINFQDILVIPERKEVYVNGHAVDLTPKEYLLLEFFMANAQRVISKEAIAEHLWGDHMDVADSYDFIYSQVKNLRKKLNQYSQNHYLHAVYGMGYKFVKD, from the coding sequence ATGAAGGTTCTACTCATTGAAGATGACTCTACACTATCAGAAGCGATTGTTAGTTTTCTTAGCAAGGAAAAATATCTCTGTGAGATTGCAAGTGATTATAAGGCCGCCGAGGAGAAAGTCAATATGTACGAGTATGATTGTATTCTGGTAGATATCACTTTGCCGGGTGGAAATGGATTGGAGATTATCCGCACGCTAAAGAAAATTTACTCGTTGGCAGGGATCATCATCATTTCGGCAAAACATTCCCTGGATGATAAAATCACAGGACTAGATATTGGTGCTGATGATTACTTAACCAAACCCTTTCACCTGGCAGAATTAAACGCCCGCATCAAATCTTTGATTAGAAGGCGAAACTTTCAGGGCAACAATGAAATTAACTTTCAGGATATACTGGTTATCCCTGAGCGCAAAGAAGTTTATGTCAATGGCCATGCTGTAGACCTGACGCCAAAAGAATATTTACTGTTAGAGTTTTTTATGGCCAATGCGCAGCGGGTCATTTCCAAAGAGGCTATTGCCGAACACTTATGGGGTGACCATATGGATGTAGCCGATTCTTATGATTTCATCTATTCCCAAGTCAAAAACCTGAGGAAAAAGCTGAATCAGTATAGTCAGAACCACTACCTTCATGCTGTTTATGGAATGGGGTATAAATTCGTCAAAGATTGA